A single genomic interval of Helianthus annuus cultivar XRQ/B chromosome 13, HanXRQr2.0-SUNRISE, whole genome shotgun sequence harbors:
- the LOC110902340 gene encoding putative disease resistance RPP13-like protein 1 produces the protein MAETLANELLKVLVKKMTDEAFKRVARAHGIYNELKELKKTLSRIQDLLQDASQKEVTHKSVKEWLNALQHLAYDIDDVLDDVATEAMHRELTLQEPAASTSMVRKLIPSCCTNFSLTHRLSPKLDSINRDLENLEKRKTDLGLLKIDEKPRNTSRRSETSLPERDVVGREVEKQQLLKKLLGDDGSSQDNFSVLPIVGMGGVGKTTLARLLYNDTKVQDHFEPKAWVCVSDDFNIFKISNTIFQSVTTTKNEKFEDLDKLQIAIAEQFKGKRFLLVVRPFLSCVE, from the coding sequence ATGGCTGAAACTCTTGCAAATGAACTCCTCAAAGTTCTTGTTAAGAAGATGACCGATGAAGCCTTCAAGCGAGTTGCTCGTGCTCATGGCATTTACAACGAGCTCAAGGAGTTGAAGAAGACACTCTCCAGAATCCAAGATCTACTTCAAGATGCCTCTCAGAAGGAGGTTACCCATAAATCTGTCAAAGAATGGCTGAATGCTCTCCAACATTTGGCTTACGATATCGACGACGTACTCGACGACGTGGCGACTGAAGCTATGCATCGTGAGCTCACCCTGCAGGAACCTGCAGCATCCACCAGCATGGTAAGAAAGCTCATCCCATCATGCTGCACAAATTTCTCACTAACTCATAGGCTGTCTCCCAAGTTAGATAGTATTAACAGAGACTTAGAAAATCTAGAAAAACGAAAAACGGATCTAGGTTTGCTTAAGATAGATGAAAAGCCAAGAAATACTAGTAGAAGAAGCGAAACCTCTTTGCCAGAACGCGATGTTGTCGGAAGAGAAGTTGAGAAACAGCAATTGCTTAAAAAGTTGTTGGGGGATGATGGATCATCTCAGGATAACTTTAGCGTCTTACCTATAGTTGGTATGGGTGGGGTTGGAAAAACCACTCTCGCTAGACTTTTGTATAATGATACAAAGGTGCAGGATCACTTTGAACCCAAGGCATGGGTTTGTGTTTCAGatgattttaatatttttaagatAAGCAATACCATCTTTCAGTCTGTGACTACTACCAAAAACGAGAAATTTGAAGATTTAGATAAGCTTCAAATAGCTATTGCAGAGCAATTTAAGGGCAAACGATTTCTACTAGTAGTGCGCCCATTTCTGTCATGTGTGGAGTGA